In the genome of Pontibacillus halophilus JSM 076056 = DSM 19796, one region contains:
- the mnhG gene encoding monovalent cation/H(+) antiporter subunit G — translation MIETWIEMFWDIVIMVCLLIGTFIMLSGSIGIIRFPDVYTRLHAATKSATLGVSGILIGAFLYLYIEQGIVSGKLILGIIFVLLTTPVAGHMISRAAYRSGVKLWDKSIRDDIENGEIPDTKEHQTEQ, via the coding sequence TTGATCGAGACGTGGATTGAGATGTTCTGGGACATCGTGATTATGGTATGCCTATTGATTGGAACATTCATCATGCTCTCTGGATCAATCGGAATTATTCGCTTTCCTGATGTGTACACACGTTTACACGCTGCAACGAAGAGTGCCACACTAGGCGTATCAGGCATTTTGATTGGGGCTTTTCTTTACTTGTACATTGAACAAGGGATTGTAAGTGGCAAGCTCATACTTGGTATCATATTCGTCTTATTGACGACACCAGTTGCCGGCCACATGATTTCAAGAGCTGCCTATCGTAGCGGTGTGAAACTTTGGGACAAGAGCATTCGAGATGATATCGAGAACGGAGAAATACCTGACACGAAAGAACATCAAACAGAACAATAA
- a CDS encoding Na+/H+ antiporter subunit E, whose amino-acid sequence MTFQIVLNITIAFMWTFLTESYSLSSFIVGYFIGVLLLFVLRRFIPDEFYMKRVVSIIKLIFLFIKELLLSNISILKYVYKPKLDVDPGIFAVPLDVKSNWEITLLANLITLTPGTLSIAVSNDHSTIYVHAMNIEDVEEDIRSIKETFEKAIKEVTR is encoded by the coding sequence AAATTGTCTTAAACATTACGATAGCCTTTATGTGGACATTCTTAACTGAGAGTTACAGCCTTAGCTCCTTTATTGTCGGGTATTTCATTGGAGTATTGCTCTTATTTGTACTCCGACGCTTTATTCCGGATGAATTCTATATGAAGCGCGTCGTAAGCATTATTAAACTGATTTTCCTATTTATTAAAGAGCTTCTTCTCTCAAACATTTCAATCCTTAAATACGTCTACAAACCTAAGCTCGATGTAGACCCAGGAATATTTGCTGTTCCACTTGATGTGAAGAGCAATTGGGAGATTACTTTACTGGCTAACTTAATTACACTGACGCCAGGTACGCTTTCCATTGCAGTATCGAACGATCATTCCACAATCTATGTCCATGCAATGAACATTGAAGACGTAGAAGAGGATATTCGCTCTATTAAAGAAACGTTCGAGAAAGCAATTAAGGAGGTTACACGATAA
- a CDS encoding Na(+)/H(+) antiporter subunit F1 has product MLENVTMVCIVASSISIILLLYRAIKGPTNPDRAVSLDTIGINLMGLAALIAVLIVTTKLNDVILLIGILLFIGTVAVAKFLEKGVIIDRDVD; this is encoded by the coding sequence ATGCTCGAGAACGTCACCATGGTTTGTATTGTCGCCTCGTCCATCTCCATCATCCTCTTGCTTTATCGTGCCATTAAAGGTCCTACGAACCCGGACCGCGCTGTATCACTTGATACGATTGGCATTAACTTGATGGGACTTGCGGCGTTAATCGCTGTACTGATTGTCACAACTAAACTGAACGACGTCATCCTTCTAATCGGAATCCTGTTGTTTATAGGAACCGTTGCAGTGGCGAAGTTCTTGGAAAAGGGTGTTATCATTGATCGAGACGTGGATTGA